The following coding sequences are from one Corticium candelabrum chromosome 20, ooCorCand1.1, whole genome shotgun sequence window:
- the LOC134195551 gene encoding tribbles homolog 1-like — protein MLSDCGNDDESSFSNRLERDIAAACRVGGYLVLGAALPGQSFRRAVRLDTRTRCSCKSVAHMNLFRLLKPYLELPEHANIVRPLEIVQRGENAETFVFFDFSPSLDLHGLLRQQKRLRESMAVVYFRQIVSAVAHCHENLVVVRDLKLQKFVFSGDDRSELKLAGLDDAIVLEKPSDDLLTDKHGCPAYVSPEILQTNSGTYSGRAADIWSLGVMLYTMLLGKYPFYDASPSNLFNLIREGHYDLPSSLSPLAKSLICSMLRQDPSKRLTAWAILQHPWFFRQDAPGSPTIRGKTGVDQMVPEPITYGDTTSMFT, from the exons ATGCTCTCGGACTGTGGCAATGACGACGAATCATCATTTTCGAACCGACTGGAGCGCGACATAGCAGCGGCCTGCAGAGTTGGCGGGTACCTGGTGCTTGGAGCGGCACTTCCTGGTCAGTCATTCCGCCGCGCTGTCCGTCTCGACACTCGTACGCGCTGCAGCTGCAAGTCTGTAGCACATATGAACCTATTTCGTCTGCTCAAGCCGTATTTGGAGCTGCCCGAGCACGCAAACATCGTTCGCCCGCTCGAGATCGTGCAGCGAGGCGAGAACGCCGAGACGTTCGTTTTCTTTGATTTCTCGCCAAGTTTGGACTTGCACGGGCTCTTGCGGCAGCAGAAGCGACTGCGCGAGTCGATGGCGGTCGTTTACTTCCGCCAGATTGTCTCAGCTGTGGCTCATTGCCATGAGAATCTCGTCGTCGTTCGCGACCTCAAGTTGCAAAAGTTCGTTTTCAGTGGCGACGACAG GTCTGAGTTGAAGCTGGCCGGTTTGGATGACGCAATCGTGTTGGAGAAGCCGAGTGATGATTTACTGACGGATAAACACGGTTGTCCGGCCTACGTGAGTCCTGAAattttacagacaaacagtgggACCTATTCTGGTCGAGCTGCGGACATATGGAGTCTGGGTGTTATGCTGTACACCATGTTGTTGGGAAAATATCCATTCTATGACGCCTCGCCTTCGAATCTGTTCAATCTGATCAGAGAGGGACACTATGATCTACCATCGAGTCTCTCGCCGTTGGCGAAGAGTTTGATATGCTCAATGCTGCGACAGGATCCAAGTAAGAGACTGACAGCTTGGGCGATCCTACAGCATCCCTGGTTCTTTAGACAAGACGCTCCGGGCTCGCCGACCATTCGAGGAAAGACTGGAGTCGATCAGATGGTGCCCGAGCCGATTACCTATGGGGATACTACCTCGATGTTCACGTGA